Proteins found in one Anopheles aquasalis chromosome 3, idAnoAquaMG_Q_19, whole genome shotgun sequence genomic segment:
- the LOC126574646 gene encoding uncharacterized protein LOC126574646, which yields MNPDRNSRKYRSGNNLYSDDELELSSSQVLEKVKPDRVTSTKPDEDRRRRTIIVEKKNGSYGFTLQSYGIHYRKEQEVEVITYVDYVEYDGPAYRAGMREGDVILSINGYDMEKTEHKDLVNFIKNCDNRMRMVVLFEDCCRKVELHLKYIQLQDLLKCKMADLERVCLRERELLEGKWKTHSLPARKKATVSAADGDVDPGSTTDVESGPSGPSFCRPAASTEDVKKLLRQKTYIVPPPAQFMLAYHCLDSNYRYVIHPSQSQPACEGDTADYSGTHQNTTAKLCKDHAQHMMRGASLDSSNIGSGGCKQQSRGDPGASPTKSLHNYDTKGSSKGAGGGGGGGGGGGSGGRRSHLHGHSCNPCIGHFLRGGSNDKHRGTDKDNTSLDAYDLASPCCDSHCVPSRRKSKHHKDHHHHKHKHRDRGDRESRDGDRKGSDRIPRPKSQPHISPQSQPNYLYRHKDKHDHHHTKVYDLNASLASHCSLHSCTSSEFNATATSAAENPSPASYSTSISTDTLYWEPHSESTTASSGGSLHKKPPAGSGSGGGGGAAGSTLGRPAHTHQHHYYIQKYVHPQHHSVAAGTQHPQQQQQQQQLAIYPIAPLAAAVHKPKSWDNLAMKGYGGYGYGYGYMEVPTKPAAAGGGGHQLPPTQTRTQTTITIQHRNSIPKKNGYERYSAAFVDVENYAPPPTQFLHETLTTTTTTITTKSTENLLAAAYNRSESSLGQCECHETVPLVPSGGTGAASICGGCSAGGAGAGVTGGGTVELVHDKSGYYSSLGHGVARDGGKKSISNLTEIARL from the exons aTGAATCCCGACCGGAACAGCCGGAAGTATCGCTCCGGAAACAATCTGTACAGCGATGATGAGCTGGAATTATCATCG TCCCAGGTGCTGGAGAAGGTGAAGCCAGATCGTGTTACTTCCACAAAGCCGGATGAGGATCGACGCCGTCGTACGATCAtcgtggagaagaagaatggcTCGTACGGGTTCACGCTACAGAGCTACGGTATCCACTACcggaaggagcaggaggtggAAGTGATCACATACGTCGACTACGTGGAGTACGATGGGCCGGCGTACCGGGCTGGGATGCGCGAGGGAGATGTCATCCTGTCAATCAATGGCTACGATATGGAGAAAACCGAACACAAGGATCTGGTTAACTTCATCAAAAACTGTGATAATCGGATGCGGATGGTGGTCCTGTTTGAGGATTGCTGTCGTAAG GTCGAGCTACATCTGAAGTACATTCAGCTGCAGGATCTGCTCAAGTGCAAGATGGCCGACTTGGAGCGTGTTTGTCTGCGGGAGCGCGAGCTGCTCGAGGGCAAATGGAAAACGCACAGCCTACCGGCTCGGAAGAAGGCCACGGTAAGTGCGGCCGACGGGGATGTCGACCCAGGCTCGACGACTGATGTCGAGAGTGGACCGTCCGGACCATCCTTCTGCCGACCGGCAGCATCGACCGAGGACGTCAAGAAGCTGCTACGCCAAAAGACGTACATCGTGCCACCGCCGGCACAGTTCATGTTGGCCTATCAT TGCCTGGATAGCAACTATCGCTACGTCATACACCCGTCACAGTCACAGCCGGCCTGTGAGGGAGACACCGCCGACTATTCCGGCACACACCAGAACACCACGGCCAAACTGTGTAAGGATCACGCTCAGCACATGATGCGTGGTGCTTCGCTCGATAGCAGTAATATAGGGAGTGGTGGCTGCAAGCAGCAGTCCCGTGGTGACCCGGGAGCATCACCGACAAAGAGTCTTCACAACTACGACACCAAGGGTAGCTCCaagggagcaggaggaggaggaggaggaggaggaggagggggttCAGGAGGCCGAAGAAGTCATCTGCATGGTCACTCGTGCAATCCCTGTATCGGGCACTTCCTGCGTGGTGGCAGTAATGATAAGCATCGTGGCACCGACAAGGACAATACCAGCTTGGATGCGTACGATCTCGCTAGCCCGTGCTGCGATTCGCATTGTGTGCCGTCGCGCCGCAAGTCCAAGCACCACaaagaccatcatcatcacaagcacaaacaccgggaccggggcgaTCGGGAGTCGAGGGATGGTGATCGCAAGGGCAGTGATCGCATCCCGCGTCCCAAGTCTCAGCCACACATTTCACCGCAGTCACAGCCAAACTATCTCTATCGCCATAAAGACAAGCAC GATCATCACCATACGAAGGTGTACGACCTGAACGCTAGTCTCGCCAGCCACTGTAGTCTGCATTCGTGCACCTCGAGCGAGTTCAATGCGACGGCCACATCGGCGGCTGAAAATCCGTCGCCCGCATCCTACAGCACCTCGATCAGTACCGATACGTTGTACTGGGAACCGCACAGTGAGTCAACGACGGCCTCTTCCGGTGGTTCGCTGCACAAGAAGCCACCGGCTGGCAGTGGgtctggtggcggtggcggagcaGCTGGTAGCACCCTGGGCCGCCCAGCGCACACCCACCAGCATCACTACTACATCCAGAAGTATGTCCACCCGCAACATCATTCGGTGGCCGCTGGTACCCAAcacccccagcagcagcagcagcagcagcagctggccatcTATCCAATCGCTCCGTTGGCCGCGGCGGTGCACAAACCCAAATCCTGGGACAATCTCGCTATGAAAGGGTACGGTGGGTACGGGTACGGTTACGGTTACATGGAGGTACCGACGAAACCGgcggcggccggtggtggtggccaccagctaCCACCGACCCAAACGCGCACCCAGACCACGATCACCATCCAGCACCGGAACTCGATCCCGAAGAAGAACGGTTACGAGCGGTATTCGGCCGCGTTCGTTGATGTGGAAAACTACGCTCCACCGCCAACCCAGTTTCTGCATGAAACGCTTaccacgaccacaacgacgatcacgacgaaaTCGACCGAAAATCTACTGGCTGCTGCGTACAATCGTTCCGAGTCGAGTTTGGGACAGTGCGAGTGCCATGAGACGGTACCGCTTGTACCGTCGGGTGGAACCGGTGCGGCCAGTATCTGTGGTGGCTGTTCTGCCGGtggagccggtgccggtgtgacCGGAGGTGGTACGGTTGAGCTGGTGCATGATAAGTCGGGATACTACTCGAGCCTAGGGCACGGTGTTGCCCGGGACGGTGGAAAGAAATCTATTTCCAATCTGACGGAAATTGCGCGGCTGTAG
- the LOC126574651 gene encoding uncharacterized protein LOC126574651: MMKLDSVSSHGSHGSTGTGSCHKHDLNVLVKNIVKILLTTSKYFHCPFCADEYLFEFTLKHHLLKQHERDLERIVKSPDASIRFCESNICPYCGALFYYIAALPKHIMNSHSRECLLKWQAIEKENSLARKLASEPSIRCVPCSPGLSELFDELNTSGDSHRGSARTGNVMQLTKPSPLLKTALRNVNRITSGGQTGLGNGNGSQHSLIDGAAAPHTAVTAWSSFGFDNSLPRRSHQTSARRELHFGDPLPHHQPATMSAPGTTGPLIMRQPDFCASGASSPCNESVSSVRKAKFQRKRFNLRSIKPKLNFRKYVMSKFSKKYHCKIVTSTPNNLLDDPSSRDSVRFLAHNQERWNRIHFE, encoded by the coding sequence ATGATGAAGCTGGATTCTGTAAGCAGCCACGGCAGCCACGGTTCGACCGGTACGGGATCCTGCCACAAGCACGATCTCAATGTGCTGGTAAAGAACATCGTAAAGATCCTGCTGACCACCTCGAAGTACTTTCACTGCCCGTTCTGTGCCGATGAGTACCTGTTCGAGTTCACGCTGAAGCATCATCTGCTCAAACAGCACGAGCGGGACCTCGAGCGGATCGTCAAATCGCCCGATGCCAGCATCCGGTTCTGCGAGAGCAACATCTGTCCGTACTGTGGCGCCCTGTTCTACTATATCGCGGCCCTGCCCAAGCACATCATGAACAGCCACAGCCGGGAATGTCTGCTGAAGTGGCAAGCGATTGAAAAGGAGAACAGCCTGGCACGAAAGCTGGCCTCCGAGCCGAGCATTCGTTGCGTTCCCTGTTCGCCCGGGCTGAGTGAACTGTTCGATGAGCTCAACACCAGCGGAGATAGCCATCGCGGTAGCGCCCGAACCGGTAATGTAATGCAGTTGACCAAACCATCGCCTCTGCTGAAGACTGCACTGCGGAACGTGAATCGCATTACGAGTGGTGGCCAGACCGGGTTGGGTAACGGTAACGGTTCACAGCACAGCCTGATTGATGGGGCGGCCGCACCACATACCGCGGTGACGGCATGGTCCAGCTTCGGATTCGATAATTCACTGCCCCGTCGTTCGCATCAAACGTCCGCTCGGCGCGAACTTCACTTTGGCGATCCGCTTCCTCACCATCAACCGGCAACGATGAGTGCGCCGGGCACGACCGGACCGCTGATCATGCGGCAACCGGATTTCTGCGCCAGTGGAGCATCCTCGCCTTGCAACGAGTCCGTTAGCTCCGTCCGGAAAGCTAAATTTCAGCGAAAACGGTTCAATCTGCGCTCGATCAAACCGAAGCTCAACTTCCGCAAGTACGTGATGTCCAAGTTCTCGAAGAAGTACCACTGCAAGATCGTCACGAGCACACCGAACAATCTGCTCGATGATCCGAGTAGCCGGGACTCGGTGCGGTTCCTGGCCCACAATCAGGAGCGCTGGAACCGGATTCATTTCGAATGA
- the LOC126574643 gene encoding chromosome-associated kinesin KIF4 — translation MSNNPESVKVAVRIRPMAPSEAERGCQSVVEISPPNEPQVVICGGRTKSDIFTYNYAFAPDASQSLLYERSVAPILGKLFEGYNVTILAYGQTGSGKTYTMGTDFSGDMVESAGVIPRAIVDIFRKVEETNGSINTSCSFVELYQENVYDLLSEKGTATERQTVDIREMASGIVVLQGLTEIPVRSVPETFDCLVRGSSGRMVRATAMNAVSSRSHSIFTITLQQPSPEDPKSLLTSKFHLVDLAGSERSKKTKTTGDGFREGVKINQGLLALGNVISALGTAVTTGSNNHVPYRDSKLTRLLQDSLGGNSYTLMIACVSPADYNLNETISTLRYADRVRKIKNKPIVNQDPHQAKIKQLEAIIQDLRVEILTLKGGDSSMATSSEFRVPKVPPTAARPSGIAGPPPKRPTLAASANNQNQSSSSSMPTDGASVVAPNGARKSALQELLDKNQLLQAQLQAMAQDLATNEMRALAAEKTLEMLDEKVDDETDIREHLGSILSTYHEEMVALGMAEPPGTAGAVSDSTSQRPSIASSVLSSTSSGEPIDLPLTEDGQKRSDNHTQQQIRLHKELRQLNMELKLKEELHRRCMGNSAAVQSNGPAQQQMAEVLAEYQQTIATLEQQLAELNGQLENTKAIDKKSKLSEERRKKVQQLEAQLSELRTKSIRQTKLLKLKEKDAQRIETLSTEIQSMKATRVKLLKSMRAESENFRKWRLTHEKEICQLKAKDRKRQNELQTMESMYTKQKKIMQRKMEETIAVNKRLKAALDRRQQRNDGKGGSGPTGDKSMLRGTEAIRWIEQELELLYSMVEASVTLDVLMEQRTQQAAKLAGLKASKSKDPSTIEEIRQCENEMALRNAQISDLQQRGHDIDGQLALFSKTLDTLPEKREAYRRLLAASVADRKQLSGLRFQLVECQAANECLEESLAQLRTDQQQTEQQYVVQVAELEKAYEDKLALLLLHQQQRTPVRKQPAGVPFEEGTEQAMQQQPQTESGTEQHTDNNDVLVEAIERIEMLRNELELCKEGNRRLQQQLIATKEKLAASNVPRVSGNRKPKPRILSYVTKQEEEEEEEEEEEEDEYDDDELDELERERDPDFRGTPISKRRKMSTVSLSSQLQRSNESVTNETTNSSGTGPHCTCTGNCSTMRCGCRKSGLSCQSSSCKCPVTCANKALDSISEDTPSDKEDEKEEEKENTFSASDDDDGRKLLEKLCTPQQNKRTAEMDILTYVSTHRKLKPLLMD, via the exons ATGTCGAACAACCCGGAGAGTGTGAAGGTGGCGGTACGGATCCGGCCGATGGCACCGTCGGAAGCGGAACGAGGATGCCAGAGTGTGGTCGAGATAtcgccaccgaacgaaccgcaAGTGGTCATCTGCGGAGGGCGCACCAAATCGGATATCTTCACGTACAACTATGCGTTCGCGCCGGACGCGTCGCAGTCCCTACTGTACGAACGATCGGTGGCCCCGATCCTCGGGAAGCTGTTCGAGGGTTACAACGTCACGATCCTTGCCTACGGTCAAACCGGATCCGGCAAAACCTACACCATGGGAACGGACTTCAGTGGCGATATGGTGGAGAGTGCGGGCGTCATTCCGCGTGCCATCGTCGACATCTTTCGGAAGGTGGAAGAAACGAACGGTAGCATCAACACGAGCTGTTCCTTCGTCGAACTGTACCAGGAGAACGTTTACGATCTGCTGTCCGAGAAAGGCACCGCGACCGAACGGCAAACGGTCGACATTCGTGAGATGGCCAGTGGCATCGTTGTCCTGCAGGGTCTAACCGAGATCCCCGTTCGGAGCGTACCGGAAACGTTCGATTGTCTGGTGCGAGGCTCGTCTGGTCGGATGGTGCGAGCGACGGCGATGAATGCCGTCTCAAGCCGTAGCCACTCGATCTTCACCATCACGCTACAGCAACCGTCTCCGGAGGATCCAAAGTCACTGCTTACCTCCAAGTTCCATCTCGTCGATCTGGCCGGTTCGGAGCGatcgaaaaaaacgaaaacaacggGCGATGGTTTTCGGGAAGGAGTGAAGATCAACCAGGGACTGTTGGCACTGGGCAATGTCATCTCTGCGCTCGGGACGGCCGTTACGACGGGCTCGAACAATCACGTCCCCTACCGGGACTCTAAACTGACCCGTCTGCTACAGGACTCGCTCGGAGGCAACTCGTACACGCTGATGATCGCTTGCGTTTCACCGGCCGACTACAATCTGAACGAAACGATCAGTACCCTGCGGTACGCGGATCGAGTAAGGAAgatcaaaaacaaaccgatcgtTAATCAAGATCCACACCAGGCGAAGATTAAGCAGCTGGAAGCGATCATTCAAGATTTGCGTGTGGAGATACTGACGCTCAAAGGAGGCGATAGCTCAATGGCTACTTCGTCCGAGTTTCGGGTACCGAAGGTACCACCGACTGCTGCCCGACCATCCGGGATTGCTGGACCACCTCCGAAGCGTCCAACACTCGCGGCATCCGCGaacaaccagaaccagagttcctcctcttccatgCCGACCGATGGtgcatcggtggtggccccgAACGGTGCTCGCAAGTCGGCGTTACAAGAATTGCTCGATAagaaccagctgctgcaggcACAGCTACAAGCGATGGCACAGGACCTGGCCACCAACGAAATGCGTGCGTTGGCCGCCGAGAAAACGCTTGAAATGCTGGATGAGAAGGTCGATGATGAGACGGACATCCGGGAGCACCTGGGAAGCATCCTGAGCACGTATCACGAGGAAATGGTTGCACTTGGTATGGCGGAACCACCGGGTACTGCTGGTGCGGTCAGTGATTCTACCAGCCAGCGGCCATCGATTGCCTCGTCCGTCCTCAGCTCAACGTCCTCGGGAGAGCCCATCGATTTGCCGCTCACCGAGGATGGCCAGAAACGGTCGGACAATCATACACAGCAACAGATCCGACTGCACAAGGAGCTGCGCCAGCTGAACATGGAGCTGAAACTGAAAGAGGAACTGCATCGGCGCTGCATGGGGAACAGTGCGGCGGTTCAGAGTAATGGGCCCGCTCAGCAGCAGATGGCCGAGGTACTGGCCGAATATCAGCAAACCATTGCCACCCTGGAGCAACAACTGGCCGAACTTAACGGGCAGCTCGAGAACACGAAGGCAATCgacaaaaaatcgaaactcTCGGAAGAGCGTCGCAAGAAGGTGCAACAGCTCGAGGCGCAGTTGAGTGAGCTGCGTACGAAGAGCATCCGGCAGACGAAGCTTCTCAAGCTGAAGGAAAAGGATGCCCAGCGTATCGAAACCCTCAGCACGGAGATACAATCGATGAAGGCAACGCGCGTGAAGCTGCTGAAGTCGATGCGCGCCGAAAGTGAAAACTTCCGCAAATGGCGACTGACGCACGAGAAGGAGATCTGCCAGCTGAAGGCGAAGGATCGTAAGCGGCAGAATGAGCTGCAAACGATGGAATCGATGTACaccaagcagaagaagatcaTGCAGCGCAAGATGGAGGAAACGATCGCGGTGAACAAGCGGCTGAAGGCGGCGCTCGATCGTCGCCAGCAGCGTAACGATGGAAAAGGTGGCAGTGGGCCTACCGGTGATAAGTCGATGCTACGTGGAACTGAAGCGATCCGCTGGATCGAGCAGGAGCTTGAGCTGTTGTACAGCATGGTCGAAGCATCCGTAACGCTGGATGTGCTGATGGAGCAGCGGACGCAGCAAGCGGCCAAGCTGGCTGGTTTGAAGGCCTCGAAAAGTAAAGATCCGTCCACGATCGAGGAGATCCGCCAGTGCGAGAACGAGATGGCACTACGGAACGCCCAGATTAGTGATTTGCAGCAGCGCGGTCACGATATCGATGGGCAGCTCGCGTTGTTCAGCAAGACACTGGATACGTTGCCGGAGAAACGGGAAGCCTATCGGCGCCTACTGGCAGCGAGCGTTGCCGATCGTAAGCAGCTCAGCGGGCTACGCTTCCAGCTGGTCGAGTGTCAGGCGGCGAACGAGTGTCTCGAGGAATCGCTAGCACAGCTACGCACCGACCAACAGCAAACCGAGCAACAGTATGTGGTGCAGGTGGCCGAACTGGAAAAGGCTTACGAGGACAAGCTGGCCCTGCTGTTGctccatcagcaacaacgCACTCCAGTTAGGAAGCAACCAGCCGGTGTGCCGTTTGAAGAAGGAACAGAGCAGGcgatgcaacaacaaccacagacTGAAAGCGGCACTGAGCAGCATACCGACAACAACGATGTGCTGGTCGAAGCAATCGAACGTATCGAGATGCTGCGCAACGAACTGGAGCTCTGCAAGGAGGGCAATCgtcggctgcagcagcaactgatcGCTACCAAGGAGAAGCTGGCGGCTAGCAACGTGCCCCGGGTGTCTGGCAAtcggaaaccgaaaccacgAATTCTTAGCTATGTGACCAagcaggaagaagaggaagaagaggaggaggaagaggaggaagacgagtatgacgacgatgagttgGATGAGTTGGAGCGCGAACGTGATCCGGACTTCCGCGGAACACCCATCAGTAAACGGCGAAAG ATGAGTACCGTATCGTTATCGAGCCAGTTGCAACGTTCCAACGAGAGCGTTACGAATGAAACGACCAATAGTAGCGGCACGGGACCACACTGCACCTGCACGGGTAATTGCTCAACAATGCGCTGCGGCTGCCGAAAGTCTGGCCTTTCCTGTCAGTCCAGTTCTTGTAAGTGCCCGGTAACCTGTGCCAACAAGGCGCTTGATTCGATCTCGGAAGACACACCGTCAGATAAGGAGGatgaaaaggaggaggaaaaggagaacaCTTTTAGCGCctctgatgatgacgacggtagGAAGCTACTGGAGAAGCTCTGCACTCCTCAGCAGAACAAAAG GACCGCAGAAATGGACATTCTTACGTACGTGTCGACGCACAGAAAGCTGAAACCCCTGCTCATGGACTAA
- the LOC126574656 gene encoding uncharacterized protein LOC126574656 yields MSSLGAESLLLVVLYVSGSIVTGHPVDHQSATGLDAALSNIANSVVVVHDETQQPANESDSSELHLQSANAIPPLQHIAVMKEVPHIHAGEETTLFSNDTDSKSVIELTVLPVGSNSSSIDDAETMKDEKDEEHTTELTTATTEEEESVEITTELDTEALTTVEPVTRGAENVTSVTVITVLHSEQGGQQTEEEIKETIKEVEAMPVILTVGV; encoded by the exons ATGTCGTCCTTGGGTGCAGAATCACTGCTTCTC GTCGTCTTGTATGTGTCGGGCTCCATTGTGACTGGCCATCCTGTCGACCATCAAAGCGCCACAGGACTCGATGCCGCCCTGAGCAACATAGCGaacagcgtggtggtggtgcatgatGAAACCCAGCAACCGGCAAACGAATCGGACTCATCGGAACTGCATCTCCAGTCGGCCAACGCAATTCCTCCGTTGCAGCATATTGCGGTGATGAAGGAAGTGCCCCACATTCACGCGGGTGAAGAAACAACGTTATTTTCGAACGATACCGATTCGAAGAGCGTGATAGAGCTGACCGTATTGCCCGTGGGCAGCAATTCGTCCAGCATCGACGATGCGGAGACAATGAAGGACGAGAAAGATGAGGAGCATACCACCGAGCTCACCACTGCGacgacggaggaggaggaatccGTTGAGATTACCACCGAGCTGGATACGGAAGCCCTCACCACGGTCGAGCCGGTAACGCGAGGTGCCGAGAATGTGACCTCCGTGACGGTTATCACAGTGCTTCACAGTGAACAGGGTGGCCAGCAGACGGAGGAGGAAATCAAGGAAACGATCAAGGAAGTGGAAGCGATGCCCGTCATACTGACCGTAGGGGTGTAA
- the LOC126574659 gene encoding U6 snRNA-associated Sm-like protein LSm5, whose amino-acid sequence MAQTSVANQSTLLPLELVDKCIGSRIHIIMKNDKEIVGTLLGFDDFVNMLLEDVTEYENTPEGRRITKLDQILLNGNNITMLVPGSSGDLPEAS is encoded by the exons ATGGCCCAAACGAGTGTAGCAAACCAATCGACACTTCTTCCACTTG AACTGGTCGACAAGTGTATCGGCTCCCGGATACACATTATCATGAAGAACGATAAGGAAATCGTTGGCACGCTGCTAGGATTCGATGACTTCGTCAACATGCTGCTGGAGGACGTGACGGAGTACGAGAACACCCCGGAAGGCAGAAGAATAACGAAGCTGGACCAGATTCTGCTCAACGGCAACAACATCACGATG CTCGTGCCCGGTTCCAGCGGCGATCTACCGGAAGCATCGTAG
- the LOC126574655 gene encoding uncharacterized protein LOC126574655 encodes MAPMRRISGSAALLACVVLCCVVSSRLCLAGPIGGSAEKDDEGVTPKDSSKENNGHSLNSLYSPAEYGAPSVGISSEEVLSINETSVNGTKELYVIKAVVYEIGILADVPENETLDGDEPETHQQVDLSFFSHGENGTHIDFGDIPVPIQTSIQGQVFTGIAPVHVGAVPTNLTHLLSALPIAGTVVNISQSNSSFVELHKHNISDAAVLLAHPDLVNMPFASSVSEPLVPASVDETVLGLTASSSTTSKPPEE; translated from the exons ATGGCACCAATGAGGAGGATTTCGGGCTCGGCTGCCCTGCTTGCCTGTGTTGTACTGTGCTGTGTCGTGTCCAGCCGGCTGTGTTTGGCGggaccgatcggtggttcGGCGGAAAAGGACGACGAGGGTGTGACGCCCAAGGATTCATCGAAAGAGAATAACGGTCATTCGTTGAACAGTCTCTACAGTCCGGCTGAGTATGGTGCACCGTCGGTTGGTATCAGCAGCGAAGAAGTGCTCTCGATTAACGAAACGTCCGTCAATGGTACCAAGGAACT atacGTGATCAAGGCGGTTGTCTATGAAATTGGAATTCTTGCCGATGTGCCGGAAAATGAAACGCTCGATGGCGACGAACCAGAGAC GCATCAGCAAGTGGATCTATCGTTCTTCAGTCATGGTGAGAATGGAACGCACATCGATTTCGGCGACATTCCGGTACCAATTCAAACCAGCATCCAGGGCCAGGTGTTTACGGGCATTGCGCCGGTCCATGTCGGTGCGGTACCGACCAATCTGACCCATCTGTTGTCCGCACTACCGATCGCCGGCACCGTCGTCAACATCTCGCAGAGCAACAGTTCGTTCGTGGAGCTACACAAGCACAACATTAGCGATGCCGCCGTTTTGTTGGCACATCCTGATCTGGTCAACATGCCGTTCGCCAGCTCGGTCAGTGAACCCCTTGTACCGGCCAGTGTCGATGAAACGGTCCTCGGGCTGacggccagtagcagcaccacgtcGAAGCCCCCCGAGGAGTAA